GAGTCGTCGCCGCTGTAGACGTCGAAGTCGTCGGGCGTCGCGGCGATCAGCGCGGCCGTCTCGGCGGGGTTGCCCGCCGCGTCCTTCAGGGCCACGACGTTGGGCACCTCGTCGGCCAGGCGCACCAACGTGTCGAAGGCGATCTTGCGCCCCGCCCGGATCGGGATGTCGTACAACATCACCGGCAGGTCGGTGGCCGCCGCGACCGCGCGGAAGTGTGCCTCCAGGCCGGCTTGGCTCGGGCGGTTGTAGTACGGCGTGACGGCCAAGATCGCGTCGACGCCGAGCTCGGTGGCCTGACGGGTGAGGCCCACGGAGTGCGCCGTGTCGTTGGTGGTGGTGCCGGCCACGATCGGGACGTCGACCGCGGCACGGACCGACTCGAACAGCGCGATCCGCTCGTCGTCGGTGAGCACCGGGCTCTCCCCCGTGGTGCCGGCCAAGACCAGGCCGTCGTTGCCGTGCGCGACCAGCCATCGGGCGAGGTCGGCAGCAGCGCCGAGATCGAGTGCGCCATCGTCCGCGAACGGCGTGACCATGGCAGTGAGCACCGCACCGAAGCGGGCCATTGGGCGGATCCTTTCGCCACCGCTCCCCGAGCGTCCGGCCCGGCGGCCGGCGGAGCGGACGCCCGCACGATACCAACCACCCCCACCCCACCTTGCGCCGGTTCCCACCCGCCCGCTGTGAGCAGTTGACCACCTGGTGGGTGGCCAACTGCTCACAGCTCGGTATTGAGGGCGTCGACGATGGCCAGGATCTCGTCGCCGTAGTTCTCGAGCTTGGTCGGACCGATCCCGTCGCACGCAATCAGCTCGGCCGGGGTGGTCGGGCGGGCGGCGGCGATGCCGCGCAGGTGCTTGTCGTTCAACACGACGTAGGCCGGCACGCCGTCGGCCTTGGCCCGGGCGCTGCGCCAGGCCTTCAGGCGACCTTCCACCTCGGCGTCCGCCGCGTCGAGCACCACGCCGGCGCGGGCGATCCGCGCCTGGGCCGGGCGACGGGGCGCCCTTCCCGCCAGCTCGTCGAGGAACGGCGACGGGCGGGTCTGGTCGACCAGCAGCGTGGCCCGATGCTCGGCCCGGGTGATGGCGACGTGCAGGACCCGGCGCTCCTCTTCGACGTCGCCCGCCAAGCGGTGCGGCACCACGCCGTCGGACACGCCGAAGACTGCCACCCTCGGCCATTCCCTCCCCTTCACCCGGTGGATGGTCGACAGCGTCACGCCTTCGGTGTCGGCCTCGCGCCGGAAGGTGGCGCGCAACCAGTCCTCGAAGCCCGCGACGTCCGGGTGGAGGTCGGCCACTTGCAGGAGGCCTTCGAGGTCGTCGAGGTGGCTGGTGCCCTGGCCACCGCCGGTCCGGTCGAGCAGCGTCATCGCCGAGCCGAGCCCGACCCCGTCACGCACGGCCACCAGGACGTGGCGGGTGGTTCCCTCACGGCCGGCGTCGCAGACGATCTCGAGGTCGTCGACCAGCCGGTCGAGCTTGGGGCGCTCCTTGTCGGACAGGGTCGGGCCGATGCCGCGCAGCTCGTGCAGGTGCCACGCCGACCGGCGGTGGAGCCGGTCGGGAAACCACTGGGGCAGACCACGGGTGGGCCGCCGGAGGATCTCGACGATGTCGGCAGGGTCGATGGACTCGGGCGACGCGGCAATCCGCAAGTAGGCCATCGCAGCCCGCAGGCCGGTCCGCTCGAGCACTTCCGGGCCCAGCACCGACTGCACGGGAACGCCGGCCTGGTGGAGCGCGACGTGCGGCGCGAGCAACAGCGAGTTGACCCGCGCGAGGACCGCCACATGGGCGGGGGCCACCCCCGGCTCGGCCAGCCAGCTCTGCACCACCTCCACCGCGGCGCCCGCGCCCCCATCGGCTGGGTGGCGAACGACCGAGAGCGCACCCGGCGTGGGATCGGCCGACGGGCCGGTGTGGATCTCCTTGGGCACGCGGCGGTGGTTGTAGCCCAGCAGCGTGCGGGCGCCTTCGACCACCTCGACCGGGCACCGGTAGTTGACCGTGAGCGGATGGTCGGCTGCGGCGGGAAAGCGCGCCGCGTAGTCGATCAGGAACGCAGGGTCCGCCGAGGCGTGCCCGTAGATCACCTG
This region of Acidimicrobiales bacterium genomic DNA includes:
- the dapA gene encoding 4-hydroxy-tetrahydrodipicolinate synthase, whose protein sequence is MARFGAVLTAMVTPFADDGALDLGAAADLARWLVAHGNDGLVLAGTTGESPVLTDDERIALFESVRAAVDVPIVAGTTTNDTAHSVGLTRQATELGVDAILAVTPYYNRPSQAGLEAHFRAVAAATDLPVMLYDIPIRAGRKIAFDTLVRLADEVPNVVALKDAAGNPAETAALIAATPDDFDVYSGDDSFTLPLLAVGAVGAVGVATHWIGRETGELIAAFAAGDVTQARKINARLLSSYAYETSDDAPNPVPTKALLRAIGLPVGPCRLPMGPDPDGLDQRAQALIADLHLTR
- a CDS encoding ATP-dependent DNA helicase UvrD2, which codes for MPVSGPVALGRAVVVGVGDRVPEPWATAAEVVIDEPVLAERPVGRAPDVVDRLHRAWAAREPVVIRLAVDPGRFRPPVSEALEPWTLDVSDEPWADRLHFLVWANSYDARGGEVIWWWGRKAARLGGIETPDGPADLRLPDGRAAWVDGGPLRPWTPAELGGDGDGDGVDTTVVVPSEAVDRGVLAVQPTPVAPEADLAPDQLAAVAHGSGPARVIAPAGSGKTRVLTERLRHLLRDRGYAPAGVVAVAYNKAAQLELEARTADVRPHVRTLNSLGLWVLTRHRGGVPPLLDERDVRRLVDDLAPVRRQRRSNTDPIGPYVESLAAIRLGLRDPVEVEAERDDVPGLAELFPAYRRALADRGAVDFDDQVYAAIETLLADGPFRRELQSTCRHLLVDEFQDLTPAHLLLVRLLALPELDVFGVGDDDQVIYGHASADPAFLIDYAARFPAAADHPLTVNYRCPVEVVEGARTLLGYNHRRVPKEIHTGPSADPTPGALSVVRHPADGGAGAAVEVVQSWLAEPGVAPAHVAVLARVNSLLLAPHVALHQAGVPVQSVLGPEVLERTGLRAAMAYLRIAASPESIDPADIVEILRRPTRGLPQWFPDRLHRRSAWHLHELRGIGPTLSDKERPKLDRLVDDLEIVCDAGREGTTRHVLVAVRDGVGLGSAMTLLDRTGGGQGTSHLDDLEGLLQVADLHPDVAGFEDWLRATFRREADTEGVTLSTIHRVKGREWPRVAVFGVSDGVVPHRLAGDVEEERRVLHVAITRAEHRATLLVDQTRPSPFLDELAGRAPRRPAQARIARAGVVLDAADAEVEGRLKAWRSARAKADGVPAYVVLNDKHLRGIAAARPTTPAELIACDGIGPTKLENYGDEILAIVDALNTEL